The Oncorhynchus masou masou isolate Uvic2021 chromosome 31, UVic_Omas_1.1, whole genome shotgun sequence genome includes a region encoding these proteins:
- the LOC135524927 gene encoding tumor necrosis factor receptor superfamily member 17, translating into MSEGQCGLGYYYDGLVEECKQCYLRCNSPPRVCTTYCTQSSESKAPEPFNIRLTLVWLFVFLCAFTTLLLLLQVLRKKTCRRFPRNKLSRLQEAECPGTERVSDDFPEQTVVIMGQDSLTSGAGAMVLQEGTNCQTPDCNSNLPVPSTEEGTTILVTTKTVQIFNHTDDITEAKTLGLWRSGFAA; encoded by the exons ATGTCAGAAGGACAGTGTGGACTGGGATACTACTATGATGGGCTAGTCGAGGAGTGTAAACAATGCTATTTACGATGCAATTCACCACCCAGGGTTTGCACAACATACTGTACTCAAT CATCAGAGAGCAAAGCCCCAGAGCCGTTCAACATTCGTCTGACCTTGGTCTGGCTGTTTGTGTTCCTGTGTGCTTTTACtactctcctgctgctgctgcaggtACTGAGGAAGAAGACATGCAGACGTTTCCCAAGGAACAAAT TATCACGACTACAGGAAGCAGAGTGTCCTGGGACTGAGAGGGTCTCTGATGATTTCCCTGAGCAGACAGTGGTTATCATGGGACAGGACAGCTTGACGAGTGGAGCTGGAGCCATGGTTCTCCAGGAGGGAACAAACTGCCAGACCCCCGACTGCAACTCCAACCTGCCTGTCCCTTCCACTGAGGAGGGCACCACCATACTGGTCACAACCAAGACAGTACAGATCTTTAACCACACAGATGACATTACAGAGGCAAAGACATTGGGGTTGTGGAGGTCTGGCTTTGCAGCTTGa